One Candidatus Eisenbacteria bacterium genomic window, CGGCGCCCGGGGATCCGAGCAGGGAGCGACTACCTCGTCATGACGAGCTTCCTCGTCAGCGTCCTCTCGGGAGTGGTCAACGAGTAGAGATAGACGCCGCTCGGCAGAGGCCTGCCCGCGTCGTCCCTGCCGTCCCATGCGACGGTGTGAACTCCCGCCTCTCGCCCTCCCGTCGTCAGGCGCCGGACTTCGCGGCCCTGCACGTCGAAGATCGACAGGGTCGCAGGCGCCGGCTTGTCCAGCGCGAAGCGGATCGATGTCTCGCCCTCGAACGGGTTCGGGATGTTCGGTTCGAGATCGACCCTTTGCGTCAGATCATCGCCCACCGCCTGCGGAGCCTGCTCGACGGTCATGATCAGAGTCACGAGTCGGATCGGCGAGTTCGGATCGTTGCACGGGATATGGAGCGTGTCCCTGTAGGTGCCAACATTGAGACCCGTCGCATCGAAGGTGATGACTGACACCTGACTCCCGCTAGGCGGGATCGAGCCGCTCGTCAAGGACTCCGTCACCCAGGGGATCGGCTCGCTCCCCTCGTTCATGTCCCAGATCAGGGTGTCCTGGGTGCCCGTGTTGCCGATGGTCAGATCCCGGTTGAGTGTCGTGTTCTGATCCAGCGTCACGAAGAAGGTCCCCGGGCTCGCGGTGATGTTCGGATAGGTGGCGGGCACCGAAGTGATTCGCAGCACGATGTCCCAGTTCCCGTACTTGGAGATGCCGCCCCATGGGCTATTCGGCGAACGGCGCACCCGCACGTAGAGGTTCTGGGTCGTCGCCGTAGTGTAGCTCACCAGCGACCGAAGGTTCTCGAAGGTGTTGAAGGACCCTGGGCTTGGCGCGGCGACGTTGTCGTGCGCGATCAGCACGGTGCCGGCGCTGTTCTGGAACTCGATGTAGGTGTCCGCCCCGTCCCGCATGATCGACGTCTCGGCCTGGTAGGTGCATCCCGCCAACCCCTCGAACATCATCCAATCTTCGTCACCGGCAGGCCAGGTCGTGTGATGGGTCCTCAAGCCCCTGCCGATCTCGACGAAGCCGTAGTAAGTTCCGGGCGACGCGTGGCTGTCGTCGTCCTCATAGGCGTCGTCGACGTACTGGATCCCGTGGTTCAGTTGCTCGATCTGGAGAAGCTCGGCGGTCTGGGGGCTCGCGACGCTGGCGATCCAGAGATCGTGGTAGTCCTCGTAGGTGAGGGTGCCGCTGAACGGCGGCTGAGAGAGGTAATCCCGGGTGAAGTCCCACGACTCCTGGAAGGTCCGATCCATCTGGTAGCCGGGCTCGTCATCCACGCCGGGGGTGTTATCGCCGGTCATGTCACCGTCGACCTGGTCCCAGAGGCAGGCCGTGATCGAAACCTCGCAGGAGGCGCTTTCTCCCCCGCCGTAGGTCTCGACGTCGTAGGAGAAGCTGATCACGCCCGTCGTCGAGTCGCCCGTCGAGTTCATGTAGACCTGGGGATGGAGATACCCGGCCC contains:
- a CDS encoding T9SS type A sorting domain-containing protein, encoding FIASMEGGARPTGCRIRFTLDVSPDQAYYSGGVVYMGGNYGYDDTILLHEFGHFVQYAYGGFSDNPGGGHYVDDSAQDPRLSFGEGWPTFFSCGTRDWAGYLHPQVYMNSTGDSTTGVISFSYDVETYGGGESASCEVSITACLWDQVDGDMTGDNTPGVDDEPGYQMDRTFQESWDFTRDYLSQPPFSGTLTYEDYHDLWIASVASPQTAELLQIEQLNHGIQYVDDAYEDDDSHASPGTYYGFVEIGRGLRTHHTTWPAGDEDWMMFEGLAGCTYQAETSIMRDGADTYIEFQNSAGTVLIAHDNVAAPSPGSFNTFENLRSLVSYTTATTQNLYVRVRRSPNSPWGGISKYGNWDIVLRITSVPATYPNITASPGTFFVTLDQNTTLNRDLTIGNTGTQDTLIWDMNEGSEPIPWVTESLTSGSIPPSGSQVSVITFDATGLNVGTYRDTLHIPCNDPNSPIRLVTLIMTVEQAPQAVGDDLTQRVDLEPNIPNPFEGETSIRFALDKPAPATLSIFDVQGREVRRLTTGGREAGVHTVAWDGRDDAGRPLPSGVYLYSLTTPERTLTRKLVMTR